The following coding sequences are from one Limnobacter sp. SAORIC-580 window:
- the bioD gene encoding dethiobiotin synthase yields MKHLFVTGTDTGIGKTIVSAWLCTHWQADYWKPVQSGLEGGSDSEWIARLSGCAVHPETYRLTQPLSPHQAADIDGVKIQLADFTLPTADRLVVEGAGGCMVPLNWRDTMLDLMKHLGSCALLVARSGLGTINHTCLSLQALKAAGVPVLGVVMVGEANPANREAIEHFGEVPVLAELPVFNVLSPQALAEFGMPERLVRALDSL; encoded by the coding sequence GTGAAACATTTGTTTGTGACAGGTACCGACACCGGCATCGGAAAAACGATTGTGAGTGCTTGGCTGTGCACTCACTGGCAAGCAGATTACTGGAAGCCGGTACAAAGCGGGCTCGAGGGTGGCAGCGACAGCGAGTGGATTGCCCGCCTGAGTGGCTGTGCAGTGCACCCGGAAACGTATCGCCTCACCCAGCCCTTATCGCCTCATCAGGCTGCCGACATCGATGGAGTCAAAATCCAACTGGCCGATTTTACGCTACCCACAGCCGATCGACTGGTGGTGGAAGGCGCGGGCGGTTGCATGGTGCCCCTGAACTGGCGGGACACCATGCTCGACCTGATGAAACACCTGGGCAGTTGCGCTTTGTTGGTGGCCCGCAGCGGGCTTGGCACCATCAACCACACTTGCCTTTCACTGCAGGCCTTGAAAGCTGCTGGCGTGCCTGTGCTGGGCGTGGTGATGGTGGGTGAGGCCAACCCTGCCAACCGTGAGGCAATCGAACATTTTGGTGAAGTGCCGGTGTTGGCTGAATTGCCGGTTTTCAATGTATTAAGCCCGCAGGCACTGGCTGAATTTGGCATGCCCGAGCGCCTTGTTCGCGCGCTTGACAGCTTGTGA
- a CDS encoding Maf family protein produces MNTPVLPEHSGLPGQVWLASRSPRRLELLQTLGLQVQVFLAQSSPEAEALEAPFEHEDPLLYVQRVTQLKLNAALEAMRAQQFSGLVLAADTTVALNGNILGKPENAAQAFQMLQSLSNTIHEVHTAVAGAWLSNHGRTLAAQNTVQTSHVEFAPLPETFIHAYIASGEPFDKAGAYGIQGIAGQYVRHISGSHSGIMGLPLFETSELIRHIQTVAQATKRID; encoded by the coding sequence ATGAACACACCCGTTCTCCCGGAACACAGCGGCTTACCTGGCCAGGTTTGGCTTGCTTCACGCAGCCCGCGCAGACTCGAATTGCTTCAAACCCTTGGATTGCAAGTGCAGGTGTTCTTAGCGCAGAGCAGCCCAGAGGCCGAGGCACTCGAAGCGCCTTTTGAGCACGAAGACCCCTTGCTGTACGTGCAACGGGTTACGCAACTGAAACTGAATGCCGCGCTTGAGGCCATGCGTGCGCAGCAATTTAGCGGGCTGGTGCTGGCCGCCGACACCACTGTGGCACTGAATGGCAATATTCTGGGCAAACCGGAAAATGCCGCACAGGCCTTTCAAATGCTGCAAAGCTTGTCCAACACCATCCACGAAGTTCACACGGCAGTGGCAGGCGCGTGGCTGAGCAACCATGGGCGCACCCTTGCTGCCCAAAATACGGTGCAAACCTCGCATGTTGAATTCGCACCACTTCCCGAAACCTTCATCCACGCTTACATTGCCAGCGGTGAACCTTTCGACAAAGCGGGTGCCTACGGCATTCAGGGGATCGCGGGGCAATACGTTCGTCACATTTCCGGCAGTCATTCTGGCATTATGGGTTTACCACTGTTTGAAACCAGCGAATTGATTCGTCATATTCAAACGGTGGCCCAAGCTACGAAAAGAATCGATTAA
- a CDS encoding porin, producing the protein MNKKLVAAALGLAFAAPVFADSSNVTLYGRVHQALDHQSTSSNAGDTGGNFALEDVSSRFGIKGQEDLGGGLSLVFGYEFSVAADSNSGVGGRHSYVGMKGAWGTFVAGKQDGGNESVAPLYSQASLTGGVSNQGGPLTTIGGGGSTFSNTIAIQRVQRTDNSFGYKTNIAGVAIEARHALTAGDNLNALSATAVGNNNNANNTPIKENGTRQTEVAATYKVGALTIGGGFNLFDQQGVDPTVAAQPERTVQGIAAYNFGSFSLAGLVAQTSLYGTNAANGEDSNTEYLLSATVPLSANSGLFGSYSDSERNNLVAPTELSQAQIAYYYDFSKRTRTYVGFNRLTNEVVATGAETDTDNFTIGLRHNF; encoded by the coding sequence ATGAACAAGAAGCTAGTAGCTGCTGCTCTGGGCCTGGCATTTGCCGCTCCAGTATTTGCTGATTCATCAAACGTAACTTTGTATGGTCGTGTACACCAAGCCCTGGACCATCAGTCAACCAGCTCTAACGCTGGCGACACAGGCGGTAACTTCGCGCTGGAAGACGTGTCTTCACGTTTCGGTATCAAGGGTCAGGAAGACTTGGGCGGTGGTTTGAGCCTGGTCTTCGGTTATGAATTTTCAGTTGCTGCTGACAGCAACTCTGGCGTGGGTGGCCGTCACTCTTACGTTGGTATGAAGGGCGCTTGGGGTACATTCGTTGCTGGTAAGCAAGACGGCGGTAATGAGTCTGTAGCTCCTCTGTATTCCCAGGCTTCATTGACTGGTGGCGTTTCCAACCAAGGCGGTCCTTTGACAACCATTGGTGGTGGTGGCTCAACATTCAGCAACACTATTGCCATCCAGCGTGTGCAGCGTACGGACAACTCTTTCGGTTACAAAACCAACATCGCCGGTGTTGCCATCGAAGCGCGTCACGCCTTGACCGCTGGTGATAACCTAAATGCATTGTCTGCAACTGCTGTTGGTAACAACAACAATGCAAACAACACTCCTATCAAGGAAAACGGTACACGTCAAACTGAAGTAGCCGCAACTTACAAAGTTGGTGCGTTGACTATTGGTGGTGGTTTTAACTTGTTTGACCAGCAAGGCGTGGATCCAACTGTTGCTGCTCAACCTGAGCGCACTGTACAGGGTATCGCTGCTTATAACTTCGGCTCATTCTCATTGGCCGGTTTGGTAGCTCAAACTTCACTGTATGGCACGAATGCTGCCAACGGTGAAGACAGCAACACCGAATACCTGTTGTCGGCAACCGTTCCTTTGAGCGCCAATAGCGGTTTGTTCGGTTCATACTCTGATTCCGAGCGCAATAACTTGGTTGCTCCAACTGAACTGAGCCAAGCTCAAATTGCTTATTACTACGATTTCAGCAAGCGCACACGTACATACGTAGGTTTCAACCGCTTGACAAATGAAGTGGTTGCAACAGGTGCGGAAACAGATACAGACAACTTCACAATTGGTCTGCGTCACAACTTCTAA
- the rlmH gene encoding 23S rRNA (pseudouridine(1915)-N(3))-methyltransferase RlmH, which produces MKIHVIALSHKIEPWAQQAVDQFQKRFPGDWKLTIKELKPEDRSAGKPVDQILAKEAERIRAAIPNGARVIALDERGERHTSKALAEQLQKWHNSSETLCLLIGSADGLDENLKQQCQGMWRLSDLTLPHALARVLLVEALYRAFSITIGHPYHRE; this is translated from the coding sequence TTGAAAATCCACGTTATCGCCCTGTCTCACAAAATCGAGCCATGGGCGCAACAGGCCGTAGATCAGTTCCAGAAACGCTTTCCAGGCGACTGGAAGCTGACCATCAAAGAATTGAAACCTGAAGACCGGTCTGCGGGCAAACCCGTGGACCAAATTCTCGCCAAAGAAGCCGAGCGCATTCGAGCGGCCATACCCAATGGCGCACGCGTCATTGCACTCGATGAACGGGGGGAACGCCACACCAGCAAAGCCTTGGCTGAGCAACTTCAGAAATGGCACAACAGCAGCGAAACCTTGTGCCTGCTCATCGGCAGTGCCGATGGGCTTGATGAAAACCTGAAGCAGCAATGCCAGGGCATGTGGCGGCTTTCCGACCTCACCCTGCCCCATGCGCTGGCGCGCGTGCTGCTGGTGGAAGCGCTGTACCGCGCATTTTCAATTACCATTGGGCATCCGTACCACCGCGAATAA
- the rsfS gene encoding ribosome silencing factor has translation MELRKLQRVVIDALEDIKAQDIAVFDTTHLTGVFDRVIIASASSNRQTRALANNVREKTKENGGEVFSTEGEDTGEWVLVDLGDVVVHLMQPAIREYYNLEEIWGGKPVRVKLNPHSLSKPMPGVDYFPQQAEAYSSQYN, from the coding sequence ATGGAATTGCGTAAACTGCAGCGCGTCGTGATTGACGCCCTCGAAGACATCAAAGCACAAGACATCGCCGTTTTCGACACGACCCACCTTACCGGTGTTTTTGACCGGGTCATCATTGCCTCAGCCTCTTCAAACCGCCAAACACGCGCTTTGGCCAACAACGTTCGCGAGAAAACCAAGGAAAACGGTGGCGAAGTGTTCAGCACCGAAGGTGAAGACACCGGCGAATGGGTACTGGTCGACCTGGGCGATGTGGTGGTGCATTTGATGCAACCCGCCATTCGCGAGTATTACAACCTGGAAGAAATTTGGGGTGGCAAGCCCGTGCGCGTGAAGTTGAACCCGCACAGCCTGAGCAAACCAATGCCCGGCGTGGATTATTTCCCGCAGCAGGCCGAGGCCTATTCAAGCCAGTACAACTAA
- a CDS encoding methyltransferase domain-containing protein: MSENALPRKLNSAQAASRRFSDAARDYDHHARVQKHSAQHLGQWLDQMLPVDFNPKACVDVGSGTGFLTEHLLNKFPESAVHAVDLAEGMLTELTRKYPTERLHTHLLNGEELAVEHLWIPNHSLLISGMCAQWFGNIEEAIRRWLSVSNTVAFSVLLDGSFQAWEVAHEDTGQTSGLRPLPCDDDLQDIMNALVAEGIAASTAHHTKNFLDHHPDGLSFARSLRAIGADQPRVNHTPVNLRKVISALGEACTMNYHIGFYYLERP, encoded by the coding sequence ATGTCTGAAAACGCCTTGCCGCGAAAACTGAATTCTGCCCAGGCTGCCTCACGCCGCTTTTCCGATGCTGCCCGCGATTACGATCACCATGCGCGCGTGCAGAAACACTCAGCCCAACATCTGGGTCAGTGGCTGGATCAAATGCTGCCAGTCGACTTCAACCCCAAAGCTTGTGTGGATGTGGGCAGCGGCACCGGGTTTTTAACCGAGCATTTGCTGAACAAGTTTCCCGAAAGTGCGGTGCATGCTGTTGATTTGGCAGAAGGCATGCTGACCGAATTAACGCGCAAGTACCCCACTGAACGCCTGCACACCCACTTGCTCAATGGCGAGGAATTGGCAGTTGAGCACCTATGGATTCCGAACCACTCCCTGCTCATTTCAGGCATGTGTGCGCAATGGTTTGGCAACATTGAAGAGGCGATTCGACGCTGGCTTTCAGTGTCGAATACCGTGGCTTTCAGCGTACTGCTGGATGGCTCTTTTCAAGCCTGGGAAGTGGCACACGAGGACACCGGGCAAACCAGTGGTCTGCGTCCCCTGCCCTGCGACGATGACTTGCAGGACATCATGAACGCATTGGTGGCCGAAGGCATTGCCGCCAGCACTGCTCACCACACCAAAAACTTTCTGGACCATCATCCCGATGGGCTTTCATTTGCACGCAGCCTGCGTGCCATTGGTGCTGACCAGCCCCGCGTAAACCACACACCGGTTAATTTGCGCAAGGTGATATCCGCCTTGGGCGAAGCCTGCACCATGAACTACCACATTGGTTTTTACTACCTGGAACGGCCGTGA
- the bioB gene encoding biotin synthase BioB, with amino-acid sequence MESQITWVENKKAAPPAVDQQRWSVEAIEALFALPFNDLIFKAQQVHREHFDANTVQLSTLLSIKTGGCPEDCGYCPQSAKYNTGVEAEKLMPIDEVLKAAQAAKDKGATRFCMGAAWRSPKDHQVEAVGEMVTAVKAMGLETCVTLGMLKEHQAKQLQEAGLDYYNHNLDTSPDFYGDIISTRTYQDRLDTLDRVRDAGIKVCCGGIVGLGETVNQRAGLIAQLANMAEPPESVPINNLVKVEGTPLANNEEIDPLDFVRTIAVARITMPTSFVRLSAGRESMNESTQALCFLAGANSIFYGEKLLVTDNPELERDTKLFEKLGLKRLEN; translated from the coding sequence ATGGAAAGCCAAATTACCTGGGTTGAAAACAAAAAAGCAGCCCCACCCGCCGTTGATCAGCAACGCTGGAGCGTCGAGGCCATTGAAGCCCTGTTCGCACTGCCGTTCAACGACCTTATTTTCAAGGCGCAGCAGGTGCACCGCGAGCATTTCGATGCGAACACCGTGCAACTTTCAACCCTGCTGTCGATTAAAACAGGCGGCTGCCCTGAAGACTGTGGCTACTGCCCCCAATCGGCCAAGTACAACACTGGCGTGGAAGCAGAAAAACTGATGCCCATCGATGAAGTGCTGAAAGCCGCACAGGCCGCCAAGGACAAAGGCGCCACGCGTTTTTGCATGGGTGCCGCATGGCGCAGCCCCAAAGACCACCAGGTTGAAGCTGTAGGTGAAATGGTAACTGCAGTGAAAGCCATGGGCCTGGAAACCTGCGTCACCCTGGGCATGCTGAAAGAACACCAGGCCAAACAGCTACAAGAGGCTGGCCTGGATTACTACAACCACAACCTGGACACCTCACCCGATTTTTACGGCGACATTATCAGCACCCGCACCTACCAAGACCGCCTGGACACACTAGACCGTGTACGCGATGCGGGTATCAAAGTGTGCTGCGGTGGCATTGTGGGCTTGGGTGAAACGGTAAACCAACGCGCCGGGCTGATTGCCCAACTGGCCAACATGGCCGAACCGCCCGAGAGTGTACCTATCAATAATTTGGTGAAAGTTGAAGGCACACCACTGGCAAACAACGAAGAAATCGATCCACTCGATTTTGTGCGCACGATTGCTGTAGCCCGCATCACCATGCCCACCAGTTTTGTGCGTTTGTCGGCCGGCCGGGAAAGCATGAATGAGAGCACCCAAGCGCTTTGTTTCCTGGCGGGTGCCAATTCAATTTTCTACGGCGAAAAACTGTTGGTAACAGACAACCCGGAATTGGAACGCGACACCAAGTTATTCGAGAAACTGGGCTTAAAGCGACTTGAGAATTAA
- the bioA gene encoding adenosylmethionine--8-amino-7-oxononanoate transaminase — MKQLTHTELLERDAQYCWHPFTQMQTAAPPLAVVRGEGEFLFDAQGNKYFDAVSSWWVNIHGHSNPTIAKAIAQQALELEHVMFAGVTHPPAVQLAERLVHNAPAPMAKVFYSDNGSTAIEVALKMAFQYWQNKGVAGKSRIVALEGGYHGDTFGAMATGKSSGFYDPFAPWLFHVDFIPTGVCACTEEEALASLDQLLASHGHEVAALLLEPLIQGASGMRFMRAAHVAELCKRCEAAGVLVIFDEVFTGFARTGTLFAAEQVAQFGGQADIICISKGLTGGFMPMAATLTSQAVYDAFLSDQVGHALLHGHSYTANPLGCAAALANLALFDEESTWANIHRIEATHQRWLPALACHPLIENPRVCGTVAAFELKSSHSQYGSSASQWIRQTFLELGIVVRPLGNTVYWVPPYCTEPETLENAYQTLMQVLQRWGSLIAPGPGSELF, encoded by the coding sequence ATGAAACAACTTACCCACACAGAATTGCTTGAACGGGATGCACAATACTGTTGGCACCCCTTCACGCAAATGCAAACCGCTGCGCCACCTTTGGCAGTGGTACGTGGTGAAGGCGAATTTTTGTTCGATGCCCAAGGCAACAAGTACTTTGATGCGGTTTCAAGCTGGTGGGTGAATATTCATGGTCACAGTAACCCCACCATTGCAAAGGCGATTGCACAACAAGCGCTTGAGCTTGAACATGTGATGTTCGCGGGTGTAACCCACCCGCCTGCTGTGCAGTTGGCCGAACGCCTGGTGCACAACGCCCCAGCCCCCATGGCCAAGGTGTTTTACTCCGACAATGGGTCCACCGCCATTGAAGTAGCCCTGAAAATGGCCTTTCAGTATTGGCAAAACAAGGGCGTGGCCGGTAAAAGTCGCATTGTTGCGCTGGAAGGTGGATACCATGGTGACACCTTCGGCGCCATGGCCACCGGCAAATCCAGCGGCTTTTACGATCCCTTCGCGCCATGGCTGTTTCATGTCGATTTCATACCCACCGGTGTTTGCGCCTGCACTGAGGAAGAGGCTTTGGCTTCACTCGACCAGCTGTTGGCCAGTCACGGCCATGAAGTTGCCGCCCTTCTTCTAGAGCCCTTGATTCAAGGTGCCAGCGGCATGCGATTCATGCGCGCAGCCCATGTGGCCGAACTGTGTAAACGCTGCGAAGCGGCTGGTGTGCTGGTGATATTCGACGAAGTATTCACTGGCTTTGCCCGAACCGGCACCCTGTTTGCCGCCGAACAAGTGGCGCAATTTGGCGGTCAGGCTGACATTATTTGTATTTCAAAAGGGCTTACCGGCGGCTTCATGCCCATGGCAGCCACACTCACCAGCCAAGCGGTGTACGACGCGTTTTTAAGCGACCAGGTTGGCCATGCCTTGCTGCACGGCCATTCCTACACCGCAAACCCATTGGGTTGCGCTGCGGCCCTGGCCAACCTCGCCTTGTTCGATGAAGAAAGTACATGGGCGAACATTCACCGCATTGAAGCCACCCACCAGCGCTGGCTGCCTGCCTTGGCCTGCCACCCCCTGATTGAAAACCCGCGCGTGTGCGGCACCGTGGCAGCCTTTGAGCTAAAATCCAGTCACAGTCAGTATGGTTCCAGCGCGAGTCAATGGATACGCCAAACGTTTCTCGAATTGGGCATTGTGGTGCGCCCTCTGGGCAACACCGTGTATTGGGTGCCGCCTTATTGCACCGAGCCCGAGACACTGGAAAACGCCTACCAAACACTGATGCAAGTATTACAACGCTGGGGCAGCCTGATTGCACCCGGCCCCGGAAGCGAATTGTTCTGA
- a CDS encoding aminotransferase class I/II-fold pyridoxal phosphate-dependent enzyme: MNLSQASQQRLDLLAQDSGKRVLLPCPLNQRAFDFSSNDYLCLAQRADIVEAGHECAKKYGAGATGSRLLSGNLDCFEQLESQVAQFKNAEAALVFSSGYQANASGLAALLDKSLWGGVVGGTEPLVFTDRLNHASLHHACQLAGVKQIRFRHNDMAHLTELLDKHTESRQPKIIVSETVFGMEGDLLPVEQLAEIALQHNAVVYLDEAHATGIWGPEGRGLGAMQHPAIDALKTLGHWVIMGTFSKAVGVSGAYIACSEIFKQYLVNRCTGFVYSTAPSPFVIGAVGKALEIIPGLNKERGMLHTAADTLRNQVHKLGFDTGLSNTHIVPLVVGSNNACLELKTHLQQAGIRTSAVRPPTVPPNAARVRLALNTGHTLTVYEQLLHALASWKVGT; encoded by the coding sequence ATGAACCTGAGCCAAGCCAGCCAGCAACGCCTTGACCTTTTGGCCCAAGACAGCGGCAAGCGGGTGTTGCTGCCCTGCCCTTTGAACCAGCGTGCATTCGATTTTTCCAGCAACGATTATTTGTGCCTGGCCCAGCGCGCCGACATTGTAGAGGCAGGCCATGAATGCGCGAAAAAATACGGTGCAGGTGCAACCGGCTCACGTTTGTTGTCAGGCAACCTCGATTGCTTTGAACAACTGGAATCGCAAGTTGCACAATTCAAAAACGCTGAAGCCGCACTAGTATTTTCAAGCGGCTACCAAGCCAATGCCAGCGGGTTGGCCGCACTGCTGGACAAAAGCCTGTGGGGTGGCGTGGTGGGTGGCACTGAGCCCCTTGTGTTCACCGACCGCCTGAACCACGCCAGCTTGCACCATGCCTGCCAACTTGCGGGGGTGAAACAAATTCGTTTTCGCCACAACGACATGGCGCATTTGACTGAGCTGCTGGATAAACACACGGAATCCAGGCAGCCAAAAATTATTGTTTCAGAAACGGTTTTTGGCATGGAAGGTGATCTACTGCCGGTTGAACAACTCGCGGAAATTGCCCTGCAACACAACGCTGTGGTGTACCTGGACGAAGCCCACGCCACGGGAATTTGGGGACCGGAAGGTCGAGGCCTTGGGGCGATGCAACACCCCGCCATAGATGCACTGAAAACCTTGGGGCACTGGGTCATCATGGGTACCTTCAGCAAGGCTGTGGGGGTCAGCGGGGCGTACATTGCATGCAGCGAAATATTCAAACAATACCTGGTCAACCGTTGCACCGGCTTTGTGTATTCCACCGCGCCCTCGCCTTTTGTAATTGGCGCAGTTGGCAAAGCATTGGAAATTATTCCGGGCCTGAATAAAGAACGGGGCATGCTGCACACCGCCGCAGACACACTGCGCAACCAGGTACATAAACTGGGCTTCGACACGGGCTTGTCGAACACCCACATTGTTCCCTTGGTGGTGGGCAGTAACAATGCATGCCTTGAACTCAAGACCCATTTGCAACAGGCAGGCATTCGAACCTCTGCCGTACGCCCTCCCACCGTGCCCCCCAATGCCGCACGGGTTCGGCTTGCACTGAACACTGGCCACACTCTTACAGTGTATGAGCAACTGCTCCACGCACTGGCCAGCTGGAAGGTGGGCACATGA
- the rng gene encoding ribonuclease G, translated as MNEQILVNVTPQETRVAIVQHGAVQELHIERTSTRGIVGNVYLGKVVRVLPGMQSAFVDIGLERAAFLHVADLWEHRTYNHHQSKQNGNPPPAIEKMVFEGQTIIVQVSKDPLGTKGARLTTQISLAGRMLVHLPQDPHIGVSQRIENEGEREELRAKLTRLLPENTGGFIIRTHAEEATDEELTADVNYLRTRWREMLELTRTKPAPSLIYEDLTMAQRVVRDLVSADTQAILIDSKETLKNLLTFAETYAQETKDRLQLHQGERPLFELYNIEDELQKALGRRVELKSGGYVIIDQTEALTTIDVNTGGFIGARNFEETVFKTNLEAAHAIARQLRLRNLGGIIVIDFIDMSTEEHKKAVLAELQKALDRDRARTSVTDFSALGLVEMTRKRTRESLAHLLCEPCPSCQGKGQVKTAQTVAYEIMREIVRESRQFNPKEFRILASPAVIDLFLEEEAQHLGMLEEFVGKPITLQVDNLFVQEHYDIILT; from the coding sequence ATCAACGAACAAATACTGGTGAACGTGACACCGCAGGAAACGCGCGTGGCCATTGTTCAGCACGGCGCTGTGCAAGAACTTCACATTGAACGAACATCAACCCGCGGCATTGTGGGCAATGTGTACCTGGGCAAAGTGGTGCGTGTGCTGCCCGGCATGCAATCTGCATTTGTCGACATTGGGCTGGAGCGTGCAGCGTTTCTGCATGTGGCCGACCTGTGGGAACACCGCACTTACAACCACCACCAATCGAAGCAGAATGGAAACCCACCGCCTGCCATTGAGAAAATGGTGTTCGAGGGGCAAACCATTATCGTGCAGGTCAGCAAAGACCCGCTGGGCACCAAAGGCGCACGGCTCACTACACAAATCAGCTTGGCTGGCCGCATGCTGGTACACCTGCCGCAAGACCCACACATTGGTGTTTCACAACGCATTGAGAATGAAGGCGAGCGGGAAGAGCTGCGCGCAAAACTAACTCGCTTGCTGCCCGAGAACACCGGCGGCTTTATTATTCGCACCCACGCCGAAGAAGCCACAGACGAGGAATTGACCGCCGATGTAAATTACCTGCGTACCCGCTGGCGCGAGATGCTGGAATTGACCCGCACGAAGCCCGCACCCAGCCTGATTTACGAAGACCTGACCATGGCGCAGCGTGTGGTGCGCGATCTAGTTAGTGCCGACACCCAAGCCATTCTAATTGATTCAAAAGAAACCCTGAAAAACCTGCTGACCTTTGCTGAAACCTATGCACAGGAAACCAAAGACCGCCTTCAACTGCATCAAGGAGAGCGGCCTCTTTTCGAGCTGTACAACATTGAAGATGAATTGCAAAAGGCGCTGGGCCGTCGGGTTGAACTGAAATCGGGCGGTTATGTAATCATTGACCAAACTGAAGCGCTCACCACCATCGATGTGAACACGGGCGGTTTTATTGGTGCCCGCAATTTTGAAGAAACCGTGTTTAAAACAAACCTGGAAGCGGCGCACGCGATAGCGCGCCAACTGCGCTTGCGCAACCTGGGTGGCATCATCGTGATCGACTTCATCGACATGAGCACCGAGGAACACAAAAAAGCGGTGCTGGCGGAACTTCAAAAGGCGTTGGACCGCGATCGCGCCCGAACCAGCGTCACCGACTTTTCTGCACTGGGCCTGGTGGAAATGACCCGCAAGCGCACCCGTGAAAGCCTGGCCCATTTGTTGTGCGAGCCCTGCCCAAGCTGCCAGGGCAAGGGGCAGGTTAAAACTGCACAAACCGTGGCCTATGAAATAATGCGGGAAATTGTGCGCGAAAGCCGGCAGTTCAACCCCAAAGAATTTCGCATACTGGCCAGCCCAGCCGTGATCGACCTGTTTCTGGAAGAAGAGGCCCAACACTTGGGCATGCTGGAAGAGTTTGTGGGAAAGCCAATTACCCTGCAAGTAGACAACCTGTTTGTGCAGGAACACTACGACATTATTTTGACCTGA